The following proteins come from a genomic window of Streptomyces sp. Sge12:
- a CDS encoding MFS transporter — protein MYLSTTRASDIAGDTPAPKGPLRAVPGTVFVLGLVSLVTDVSAEMVTAVLPLYLMAGLGMSPLAFGALDGLHQGATAVLRLAGGRIADRTRRHKLVAGTGYALSAVCKAALLLATTPWSVAAVLAADRTGKGLRTAPRDALISLSVPPGEQGRAFGVHRALDTAGALLGPLAAFGILWVAVDGYEAVFTVSCCVAVLGVVLLALFVREAPAPPPAPPLASAPTRARPPLPPVRTLLRLPGLRRLCLTAALLGLFTVGDAFLYLLLQRRLDLSAAFFPLLPVGTAAVFLLAALPVGRLADRVGRSRVFLGGHVLLLGACLLLLAPVPAAGGALLVVGVLAMLGLFYAATDGVLMAAAGPLLPAGLRTTGLAVLQTAQALARFAGSLMFGSAWTLWGPGAALGLAAAGLLLSLTVVAVLGGARAERAS, from the coding sequence GTGTACCTGTCGACCACCCGGGCCTCGGACATCGCCGGGGACACCCCGGCCCCGAAGGGCCCCCTGCGGGCCGTCCCCGGCACGGTGTTCGTGCTCGGTCTGGTCAGCCTGGTCACGGACGTCTCCGCGGAGATGGTCACCGCCGTCCTGCCGTTGTACCTGATGGCCGGACTCGGCATGTCCCCGCTCGCGTTCGGCGCCCTGGACGGTCTGCACCAGGGCGCCACCGCGGTGCTCCGCCTCGCCGGCGGCCGGATCGCCGACCGCACCCGGCGCCACAAGCTGGTCGCGGGCACCGGCTACGCGCTGTCGGCCGTGTGCAAGGCGGCCCTGCTCCTCGCCACCACCCCGTGGTCGGTGGCGGCGGTGCTCGCCGCCGACCGGACGGGCAAGGGCCTGCGGACCGCGCCGCGCGATGCGCTGATCTCGCTGTCCGTGCCGCCCGGGGAGCAGGGCCGCGCCTTCGGGGTGCACCGCGCGCTGGACACGGCGGGCGCCCTGCTGGGGCCGCTGGCTGCGTTCGGGATCCTGTGGGTGGCGGTGGACGGGTACGAGGCGGTGTTCACCGTCAGCTGCTGCGTCGCCGTCCTGGGGGTGGTGCTGCTCGCGCTCTTCGTCCGCGAGGCCCCCGCTCCCCCTCCCGCTCCCCCTCTCGCTTCCGCGCCGACACGCGCCCGACCGCCGCTGCCGCCCGTACGCACCCTGCTGCGCCTGCCCGGCCTGCGGCGGCTCTGCCTGACCGCCGCGCTGCTCGGCCTGTTCACCGTCGGCGACGCCTTCCTCTACCTGCTGCTCCAGCGCCGGCTCGACCTGTCGGCCGCCTTCTTCCCGCTGCTGCCCGTCGGTACGGCCGCCGTGTTCCTGCTGGCCGCGCTGCCCGTGGGGCGGCTCGCCGACCGGGTGGGCCGCAGCCGGGTCTTCCTCGGCGGGCACGTCCTGCTGCTCGGGGCCTGCCTGCTGCTCCTCGCCCCGGTCCCGGCTGCGGGCGGGGCGCTGCTGGTCGTGGGCGTGCTCGCGATGCTCGGCCTGTTCTACGCCGCCACCGACGGGGTGCTGATGGCCGCCGCCGGGCCGCTGCTGCCCGCCGGGCTGCGCACCACCGGGCTCGCGGTGCTCCAGACCGCGCAGGCGCTGGCCCGGTTCGCGGGTTCCCTGATGTTCGGGTCGGCCTGGACGCTGTGGGGGCCGGGCGCTGCGCTGGGCCTGGCGGCGGCCGGGCTGCTGCTGTCCCTGACGGTGGTCGCCGTGTTAGGAGGGGCCCGCGCGGAGCGGGCGTCGTAG
- a CDS encoding SDR family oxidoreductase, producing MPETQRTLEGRVALVAGATRGAGRGIAVQLGAQGATVYVSGRSTRGSRSEYGRPETIEETAELVTAAGGRGVPVVADHLVPAEVEALVGRIDAEQGRLDVLVNDIWGGELLFEWDSTVWEHDLDNGLRLLRLAVETHAVTSHFAVPLLLREPGGLVVEMTDGTAEYNASNYRVSFFYDIAKSSVLRMAFALGHELGTRGATAVALTPGWLRSEMMLDNFGVTEANWRNALTKVPHFAISETPSYVGRAVAALAADPEVARWNGRSLSSGQLAQVYGFTDLDGSRPDCWRYMVEVQDPGRPADTTGYR from the coding sequence ATGCCGGAAACACAGCGAACTCTTGAGGGCAGGGTGGCCCTCGTGGCCGGGGCGACGCGCGGCGCGGGCCGCGGCATCGCGGTCCAACTGGGCGCGCAGGGCGCGACCGTGTACGTGTCGGGGCGCAGCACCCGGGGCAGCCGTTCGGAGTACGGCCGGCCCGAGACGATCGAGGAGACCGCCGAGCTGGTCACGGCGGCGGGCGGCCGGGGTGTCCCGGTGGTCGCCGACCATCTGGTGCCCGCGGAGGTAGAGGCACTGGTCGGGCGGATCGACGCCGAGCAGGGCCGGCTGGACGTCCTGGTCAACGACATCTGGGGCGGGGAGCTGCTCTTCGAGTGGGACAGCACGGTCTGGGAGCACGACCTCGACAACGGGCTGCGGCTGCTGCGGCTGGCGGTGGAGACCCACGCGGTCACCAGTCATTTCGCGGTGCCGTTGCTGCTGCGCGAGCCGGGCGGGCTGGTGGTGGAGATGACGGACGGCACCGCCGAGTACAACGCGTCCAACTACCGGGTGTCCTTCTTCTACGACATCGCCAAGTCCTCGGTCCTGCGCATGGCGTTCGCGCTGGGTCACGAGCTGGGGACGCGAGGGGCGACGGCGGTGGCGCTGACCCCGGGCTGGCTGCGTTCGGAGATGATGCTGGACAACTTCGGTGTGACCGAGGCGAACTGGCGTAACGCGCTGACCAAGGTCCCGCATTTCGCCATCTCCGAGACCCCCTCGTACGTGGGCCGGGCGGTCGCGGCGCTCGCCGCGGACCCGGAGGTGGCGCGGTGGAACGGCCGGTCCCTCTCCAGCGGGCAGCTCGCGCAGGTGTACGGCTTCACGGACCTGGACGGCAGCCGCCCGGACTGCTGGCGCTACATGGTCGAGGTGCAGGACCCGGGCCGCCCCGCCGACACCACCGGCTACCGCTGA